A window of Terriglobus sp. RCC_193 contains these coding sequences:
- a CDS encoding ABC transporter permease, which yields MNELLQNIRYGWRSLRNAPLFTSAVILTLAIGVGLNTAIFTMVDSVLLRPLGYHDADRIVALNTLNLKSGHVNTRIGGADFTDLQQVHGLESVAYYNAGESGVSVNGHAYFLPMGWVSPAFAKVMGVAPVAGTVFLESDTAANKAMVSEAFAREHFGSAEAALGQTVKSLGTYTIVGVLPTGFNFPKQSQIWLEEAPRPDVQNRTAYNQRAIGIRREGVSQQQLDAELDSLSHRLQATYPEEKLHALTALSLQEFIVGNLRPTLRLLMGSVGVVLLIVCANITHLQLVRSTRMRRALSVRSALGATRKDLLLRAITESLLLALAGGVAALGIASIGLRALTHMAPPDTPRLADIHLNRDVFFFSLAVSAVLMLLTSILPVWRSWRLDPATVLRADSERTSESRRSVRLRDGLIIAEVAFTLALSVTAVTLTRQLMHDAQQQLGFQPQHLLMVDTHHVSSDAYPTFDSGDPTPEQLAMRQAWRLRNTARLDALVASVRNTPGVEAAAAIDGAPMGGGFPNVGYAIHGRTVFAPGSTLPIADIHAITPEAFSTMGVPVLRGRNLAVADNFDAAKVLVINQALADEQFPGTDPVGQQIMCGFDSTLGWWTIVGVVGNVRHDAPGTPASPAFYVPLAQHPNRATDIQLIVRTKSDPGVMTGSLRASIQRNFPEVATTVTTLQQNIGESQRSDRFRSTLLASFAAVSLLLAAIGMYGVTAYTVAQRRFEFALRFALGAQRGQLAGMVLRHAAITAALGILAGIVFSIGLVRIVSAAAGKLPPADALSFTIAAAIVFALAVAATAIPSRRAASTELMQALRSE from the coding sequence ATGAACGAGCTTCTTCAGAACATTCGTTATGGATGGCGCAGCCTGCGCAACGCTCCGCTGTTTACCTCTGCGGTCATCCTTACGCTGGCTATCGGCGTGGGTCTGAACACTGCCATCTTCACCATGGTGGACTCCGTCCTGCTGCGTCCGCTCGGCTATCATGACGCGGACCGCATCGTCGCCCTCAACACGCTCAACCTCAAGAGTGGCCATGTCAACACACGCATTGGCGGCGCTGACTTTACCGATCTGCAGCAGGTTCATGGCCTTGAATCTGTCGCGTATTACAACGCGGGCGAATCTGGCGTCTCCGTCAACGGCCATGCATACTTTCTGCCGATGGGCTGGGTCAGCCCCGCCTTTGCAAAGGTCATGGGAGTCGCGCCCGTTGCCGGAACCGTTTTCCTTGAAAGTGATACCGCAGCCAACAAGGCCATGGTCAGCGAGGCCTTTGCGCGCGAGCATTTTGGCTCCGCTGAGGCCGCACTCGGGCAAACCGTAAAGTCTCTCGGCACCTACACCATCGTTGGTGTGCTTCCCACCGGATTCAACTTCCCCAAACAAAGCCAGATATGGCTGGAAGAGGCTCCCAGGCCAGACGTTCAGAACCGCACCGCCTACAATCAGCGAGCCATCGGCATACGTCGTGAAGGAGTCTCGCAGCAGCAGCTCGATGCGGAGCTCGACAGCCTTTCGCATCGCCTCCAAGCCACCTATCCGGAAGAGAAGCTCCATGCGCTCACCGCGCTCTCTCTGCAAGAATTTATCGTCGGTAATCTGCGCCCAACACTACGTCTGCTCATGGGATCCGTCGGCGTGGTGTTGCTCATTGTCTGCGCCAACATCACGCATCTGCAACTGGTGCGTTCCACGCGCATGCGCCGTGCGCTCAGCGTCCGTTCCGCACTCGGAGCCACGCGCAAAGATCTCCTCCTCCGCGCCATCACGGAGTCTCTCCTACTCGCACTCGCCGGTGGTGTCGCCGCACTTGGCATTGCCTCCATCGGCCTGCGTGCACTCACGCACATGGCCCCGCCGGACACACCACGACTCGCAGACATTCACCTCAACCGCGATGTTTTTTTCTTCTCACTCGCCGTCAGTGCTGTGCTGATGCTGCTGACATCCATTCTGCCCGTGTGGCGTTCCTGGCGGCTTGATCCCGCCACGGTCCTGCGCGCGGACTCTGAGCGCACCAGCGAAAGCCGCCGTTCCGTGCGCCTGCGCGACGGCCTCATCATTGCGGAAGTTGCTTTCACCCTTGCGCTCTCCGTCACCGCTGTCACACTCACACGTCAGCTCATGCACGATGCACAGCAGCAACTCGGCTTCCAGCCGCAACATCTGCTCATGGTCGACACGCACCACGTCTCCAGCGACGCCTATCCCACCTTCGACAGTGGCGATCCCACACCGGAGCAGCTTGCCATGCGCCAGGCATGGCGTCTGCGCAACACTGCACGCCTTGACGCATTAGTCGCCTCTGTCCGTAACACTCCGGGCGTAGAAGCAGCAGCAGCCATCGACGGCGCGCCCATGGGCGGCGGCTTCCCCAACGTGGGCTATGCCATACACGGACGCACCGTCTTTGCACCCGGCAGCACACTGCCCATCGCAGATATCCACGCCATCACCCCCGAAGCCTTCTCCACCATGGGTGTTCCTGTTCTGCGCGGACGCAACCTCGCCGTCGCCGACAACTTCGACGCCGCCAAAGTCCTCGTCATCAACCAGGCACTCGCCGACGAGCAGTTCCCCGGCACGGACCCCGTCGGCCAGCAGATCATGTGCGGCTTTGACAGCACGCTCGGATGGTGGACCATCGTTGGTGTCGTCGGCAACGTGCGTCATGACGCACCCGGCACACCTGCATCACCCGCCTTCTACGTCCCGCTGGCGCAACATCCCAATCGCGCCACAGACATTCAACTCATCGTCCGCACCAAGTCCGACCCCGGCGTCATGACCGGATCTCTGCGCGCCTCCATCCAGCGGAACTTCCCCGAAGTCGCCACCACCGTCACCACACTGCAACAGAACATCGGCGAAAGCCAGCGTTCTGACCGCTTCCGCAGCACGCTGCTCGCATCGTTTGCAGCAGTCAGCCTGTTGCTCGCAGCCATCGGCATGTACGGCGTCACCGCATACACCGTGGCCCAGCGACGCTTTGAGTTTGCCCTGCGCTTTGCTCTCGGCGCACAGCGCGGACAACTCGCAGGCATGGTGCTTCGCCACGCCGCCATTACCGCCGCACTCGGCATCCTTGCAGGCATCGTCTTCAGCATCGGACTGGTTCGCATCGTCAGTGCAGCTGCAGGCAAGCTGCCACCGGCAGACGCACTCTCCTTCACCATCGCAGCGGCAATCGTCTTTGCCCTTGCGGTCGCAGCCACCGCCATCCCCAGCAGACGCGCCGCTTCCACAGAACTCATGCAGGCCCTTCGCTCCGAATAA